The DNA sequence CGTCGTCGAGGAGAACAAACTCGGCGGGGGCCGGGTCAACGTCCTCGCGCCGGCGGCCTGGAAGGAGAGCGTCCACGAGACGGAGCCGACCGAGACGCTGGATCCTGATCGGGTCACGGTTCCGCTGATCACCAACCCCGCGTTCGAGGGCGTCGTCACGCCGAGCGAACCGATCGTTCGGCCGGGTGACGAACTCGAGGCCGGCGAGATGATCGCTCGGCCGGGCGAAGGCATCAGCGTCGCCCAGCACGCGCCGATCGACGGGACGGTCACCAGCGTCGAAGACCGGTCGATCACGATCGACCGCCAGGACGACCCGGCGATGGAAGCGGGCGAGGCGTACCGGATCTACTGGACGTGGTGTGCCGAGTGCGGCCGCTACCTGCCTGAACCGCAACTCGAGGCGACGGACACGTCGACGTTCGTCTGCGATCGCTGTCTGTGACGAAGTCGTCGCCGTCCGTGCGGTGGTCTCCTCGTCGTGCGCGTTCGGACGTCGGTCGCCGGCACCGCGGGTCCGTCGACCGGGGGTTTCCCCCGGGCCGGACTACCGCCGACAGGGAACCAGTTCGGTCGCCCGGATCCAGGCGGCCGGGTTCGATCGATCGCAGACGACCGTGCCGTCGTCGTCCTCGTAGGTCACGTACTGGTCGAACCGGACCGATTCCGCCGCGGGCTGGCGGTCCGGCGTGGGGAGTTGGTCAGTCATCGAAATCGTGTCGCGATGGGTGTCGCTGGTTCCGGTATCCGCGGATCGCGGAAAAAGCCTCCGTGGAAGTACTACTAGTGTGATTATATCCCGCGACTCCCGTTTACAGTCCTCCGGCGGTTCACCGATTGCCGTCTAGGGCTGCGTGAGTTCGTCCTCCCGTTCGTCGACTTCGGGCCGTTCCAGCCGCGTCGTACACCAGTGACAGAACGTGAGGTCCTCGTCGAGTTCCTTGCCACACTCGGGACAGGTCGGGCCGTCGGCGGCGTCACCCGCGTTCGGTGGGAATCCCATCGCCCGGAAGGCCGCGTCGATCGTGGCGAACAGCACGATAAACGAGAGGACGAACCGACTCAGCGTACTGGTCTCATCGGTGACGACGTCCATTCCCTCCGTTACCGTGCCGGCAGCGGCGAGCTGTTCGGTGGGCAGGAGAATCACGAACGCCGAGAGGAACAGTCCCGAGAAGACCAGCGCGCGGAGCCAGTCCCGGATGAGAACGTGACCTGCGCCTGGCATGACTACGGAGAGACCGGCGGCGGCGAGCGCACGAAGCCACGTCATCCACGTCATTGTAGAGTGGTAGGGGACCCGCGCCCTTAACATTCCGATTTCGATTTCAGTTTCGGTATCTGTCCAGTGAGCGCCGGACACGGTCCCGAACCGTCGTCGCCCGATCACGAGAGCCGATCGACGAGTCGCGAGAGCGTCTCGAGATCGTACTGTCCGGGCGCGGTCGCGTCGGCCGGGTCGACGGGCGCGTAGCCGATCCGGGAGCCGTACACCGGTGCTACGGCTCGCGTGTGTCGTCCCGCCTCCCCCATCGCCATCGTCGCCACGGTGTCGCCGTGGGCCGTCAACTGTTCCGTCGCCGAGAGCAGGGCGAGCGTATCGGCCCTCGATTCCGCAGTCACGGCCAGTTTCGCGACGTCACCGTACTTGCCGGCCTCCGTCAGCGTCCGGACGAGTTCCTGGCGGGGCGGCGTTCCCTCGAAGTCGTGGGCCGAGACGACGATCGAGACGGTCCGGTCGCGCACGGTCTCGAGGAGGTCGTCGGCGTCGCCGTCGAGGACCGCCGCGAGTTCGACGTCGATCGCGTCGACCGCGTCGATCGCCGTCGCCCGGGCGAGCACGTCGAGTCGGGTCTCGTCGTCGCCCGTCCACTCGCCGCCCTCCCAGTCGGCGCGGTTCGTCGCGAGGATCGGCAGGTCGCCGTCGTACGCTTCGAGCGCGGCCAGCGGGTCGTCGGCGAGGTCCATCCGGTACTCGATCGCGTCGGCGTGTTCGCGGGCGATCGGATCGGCGGCGTCCGCGAGGTCGGCGGTCGAGGCGGCGCAGACGAAGGTGTCGAACGAGAGCGTCATCACTGGTCGATACTGTGGCCGACGGCGCGAAAAACGGTGTCGTTCCGGCGAGTTCCGCGGGGACTGGGCGAAACGGCCGTTACGCGAGCCCGAGCGTCTCTTCGGCCTCAAGCAGTTCGTGGTAACGGTTCCGGATCGTGACCTCGGAGATGTCCGCGACGTCGCTAACGGCCGCCTGCGTGGTCTTCTCGTTGGTCAGCAGGGCGGCGGCGTAGACCGCCGCGGCGGCCAGACCGACCGGCGACTTGCCGCTGTGGACGCCCTTCTCCTTCGCGTTCTGGAGCAGGCCGCGCGCGCGGTGTTCGGCCTCGTCCGAGAGGTCGAGTCCCGACGCGAACCGTGGCACGTAGCTCTCGGGGTCCGCGGGCTGGACCTCGAGGCCCAGTTCCCGCACGACGTAGCGGTAGGTGCGGGCGATCTCGTTCTTCTCGACGCGGGAGACGTCCGCGATCTCGTCGAGCGATCGGGGGACGCCGGCCTGGCGCGCGGCGGCGTAGACGCAGGACGTCGAGACGCCCTCGATCGATCGACCCGGGAGGAGGTCCTCGTCGAGCGCGCGGCGGTAGATGACGCTGGCGGTTTCGCGGACGTTCGTCGGGAGGCCGAGCGCGCTGGCCATCCGATCGATCTCGCCGAGGGCCTGTTTGAGGTTGCGCTCCTTCGAGTCGCGAGTGCGGAAGCGCTCGTTCCACTTGCGCAGGCGCTGCATCTTCTCGCGCTGGCGCGATCCCAGCGAGTTGCCGTAGGCGTCCTTGTTGCGCCAGTCGATGTTGGTCGAGAGCCCCTTGTCGTGCATCGTGTTCGTCGTGGGTGCGCCCACGCGGGACTTCTCGTTCTTCTCGGTGGCGTCGAACGCGCGCCACTCCGGCCCGCGGTCCACGGAGTCCTCCTCGACGACGAGGCCGCAGTCCTCACAGACGGTTTCGCCGTGCTCGTCGTCGACGACGAGATTGCCCGTACACTCCGGGCACGCGAGGTCGTTTTCCTCCTGCTCGGTCGTTTCGTCCGTCGTTTCCTGTTCGGTACGCCGTACTCTGGTGTTCGATGGTGCGTTTGTCATTGCGATGGCGAGTGCTGTCCGGCCGAACCACGCGCAAAAGCCGGACGGATTCGTTATCTACCTCGTTCAGACAGCCACGGTTTAACAGTTTCGAAATACCGGCCCACCAACGCTCGAAAACGGGTAATTCGTCGGAACTGGTATGAAAGATGCAAACATTCAAGCAGGGGTGCGAGCGCGAAACGTGGCAGTCAAACCGTCCCGGTGGGAACGGCGACCATGAACGTCGCCGTCGGGAGCACGAACCCGGTCAAGGTCGCGGCCGTCGAACGGAGACTCGATCGATTCGATCCGACCGTCACTGCCGTCGCGGTCGACTCCGGCGTCCCCGAACAGCCGTGGTCGATCGAGGAGACCGTCACGGGGGCGGAGAACCGCGCCCGACGCGCTCGTGCCGCGACGGACGCGACGTACGGCGTCGGCCTCGAAGGCGGTGTCGCCCGACTCGACGGGGTGGAGGGTCTTTCGCTGATCATGTGGGCTGTCGCGACCGACGGGAAACGCATCGAGCACGGCGGCGGGCCGACGCTTCGTCTCCCCGATCGTATCGCGTCGCGACTCGAGGCGGGCGAGGAACTCGGGCCGGTCATGGACGACGTCCTCGGGACCGAGAACGTCGCCGAAGCCGAGGGTGCCGCCGGCGTGCTCACCGACGACCTGACCGATCGGACGCAGGCGCTCGGCGAGGCCGTCGCCTGTGCGTTCGGGCCGCTCGTCCGATCGGGTATCGAGCCGTAGGTAGGCCGGCGTTACACACCGAAACAGTTCCGGAAGCCGGAGTGTCGTCGGTCCGAACGAATTAACCGGTCGTACCAACGCCACCTTTCGGATCGATTATTCCACGATTACTGGACGGGAAAACCGCAGGAAGGCGTCGGGTTAACTTCCCGTACCAAACCCCCTAAGGGTGACGCTGTCGTCCGTACGGGTATGAGCACTGCAATGGCCCCCGACCTCACGAGCAAACAGCGCCAGATTCTCCAGTACCTCCGGGAGAACGCGGCGACGAAGACGTACTTCAAGTCGCGGCTCATCGGGAAAGAGCTCGGGATGACGGCCAAGGAGGTCGGTGCGAACATCACCGCACTCCAGGAAGGTGACTACGAGGTCGAGATCGAAAAGTGGGGCTACTCCTCGAGTACGACCTGGAAGGTCGACGTGTAATTCGGCCAGCACGCGCGCTCTCTTTCGACGCCCTTTCTCCGCGACGTCATCGACGCCCTTCCTCCGAGACGTGACGGCCCCTGGACAGGGAGTCACTGCTCCGAACACCCCGACAGCGATACCGAACCGTCTTTTTCACAGGCGTCCACAGTGTGGCGACATGGAACCGGTCCTCTTCGATATGGACGGGGTCATCCTCGAGGGTCCCCGGACCGACCCGCAGGTCTACGACGACGCCGCGGACGCCGCCCTCGCTGACCTCGGTGCCGACCCGACGCCAGCCCAGCGGCGGTCGCTCCGGCAACACGATCTCGAGGGCGTCGAGGCGACGTGTACGGACCTCGGAATCGACTCCGATCGCTTCTGGCGACTGAAAGAGCACTACGCCTCCGTGGGCACCCACGAGCGGATCCGCTCGGGCGACCGGGGGCTCTACGACGTCGACGCGATTGCCGATCTCGGAGGTCGAACGACGATCGGACTGGTCACCAACAACCGCCACGAGACGGCGACGTTCGTCGCCGATTACCTCGAGAGCGAATTCGGCGTCGCGTTCGACGTCGTCCGCGGACGAGAACCGACGTTCGAGGGGTACCGGCGACGGAAACCGGACCCGTACTACCTCGAGCGCGCGCTCGGCGACCTCGGCGTCGAAGGGGGACTCTACATCGGCGACTTCCCGAAAGACGTGACGGCGGGCACTGCGGCCGGACTCGAGACTGCCCTCCTGCGTCGTCCACACAACCGCGGTCTCGAGCGCCCCGCGGACGCGACCTACGAACTCGAGTCGCTCGCGGCGCTTCTGGACACCGTCTCGATCGACTGACCGCGTGAGAAGAGCGCGTTCGAACCGATCTATCCGGTGTACTCGAGGTGGGCGTTCGCTTCGCGGGCGAGCGTCATCGCTCGCTCGCCGAAGGAGTCGGCGTGGCGGACGATCAGGAGCAACACCGTTTCGGGCCGCTCGACCGCGTAGCCGTCGTCGCGCGAGAGGAGGGACGCCTCCTCCAGTTCGCCCGCGTACTTGCTCACGGTCGGCGGTGACACTTCGAGCGCGTCCGCGAGGTCACCGGCGGTGGCGTCGGGATCCAGGAGGAGTTCGATCAGCATGCCCCGGGGCGTCGATCGACGGAGATAGCCCAGCGCGTCCTTTTCGAACTCGTCGAACCGGTCAGCCAGGACGAACCGCTTGTAGTCGCCGTCGCTGTATCGCTCGATCGCCCCGGCCTCCTCGAGCTGGCGGAGGTGGTGCTGGGTTTCACCCGTTCCGAGCCGGAGGTCGTCCCGGATCTTCGAGAAGTGAGCCCCGGGCGTCGTCGAGAGGTAGCCCGCGATCGCGTCACGGGCATCGCTCTCGCCCGTCTCGGCACTCGCGGTTTCGGAAAACCGGGCGAGCGGGGCAGTGGCCCCGAGGGCGGCGAATCGGCGCAGGGTTGCCCGTTTGTCGTCGTCGACCCCGTCGGGCGATACCATCGTGTCTCTACAGTCGGAAATGGGCCGAGTCGTAAAACCGGTTTCGCTCCGCCTCGCTCACCGAATCGTGACTCTCACGCGCGGCGAGGAGTCCGCTTCCGTCGGCCGCGACCGTGTCACTCCCCGCGCTGGTCCTCGCCGATTCCGCCGGCGTCGACGATGACGATCGAACTGCGCAACACGATGGGGCAAGCACCAGGACGAGGAGGCCGATCAGCAGGCCGGCAGCCGTCGTCGCGAAGAGCGGGGACTCCATACTGGTACGACGAAAGTGATGATAGAAAAACAGTTCTTTCCGATCGATCCCGTCGGACCGGTTCGATCGGTACGGACGAACCCGCTCGACCGCCGTTCAGGACGCGAGTTAGTCGTCCGTCCGTGAGCCGTCGGCGTCGCCCGCGGAGGCGTCGGTCCCGCCGTCGGTCCGGCCCTGGAAGTCCTGGTCCATCTCCTCGATGACCTCGTCCGGGTCGGCGATGTTCGACGGATCCTCGCCTTCCTTGATCGCCTGGGCCTCCTGTTCCATCGCCTCGACGTCCATCTCCGCTTCCTGGTCGATCTCGCCGATGATCTCGGCGATGTCGTCCAGGCCGATCAGTTCGCGGGTTTCCTCGTCGAACTCGAGACTCTCGAGCTGTTCGCCGTCCTCCTTGACGTCGCTTCCCGAGAGGTGCTTGCCGTAGCGGCCGACCATCGAGGTCAGTTCCTGGGGCATGACGAACGTCGTCGATTCGCTCTGGCCGATCTCGGTCAGGGCGTCCATCCCCTTGTCGATGACCGCGCGTTCGCCCATCGATTCGGCCGAACGGGCGCGCAGGACGGTCGAGATGGCGTCACCCTGCGCTTCGAGAATCTGGCTCTGCTTTTCACCCTGGGCGCGGATGATCTCGGACTGCTTGTCACCCTCGGCCTTCTCGACGGCGCTGCGGCGTTCACCCTGGGCCTCGAGAATCATGGCGCGACGTTTGCGCTCCGCGGAGGTCTGTTGCTCCATCGCGCGCTGGACGTCCTTCGAGGGGTTGACCTCGCGGACTTCCACGCTCTCGACGCGGATCCCCCACTCGTCGGTGGGTTCGTCGAGTTCGGTGCGGATCTTCGCGTTGATCTCCTGGCGCTTGTTCAGGGTGTCGTCGAGTTCCATGTCCCCCAGCACGGCACGCAGGGTCGTCTGGGCGAGGTTCGAGACGGCCTTCTTGTAGTCGTCGACCTCGAGGAAGGCCTTCTTCGCGTCCATCACTTTGATGTAGACGACCGCGTCGGCGGTCACGGGGGAGTTGTCCCGCGTGATCGCCTCCTGGCGGGGCACGTCCAGCGTCTGTGTCCGCATGTCGAATCGGTACGTGTTCGAGACGAACGGCGGCACCCAGTTGATCCCGGGCTCCAGCAGCTTCCGGTATTCGCCGAACACCGTCAGCGTGCGCTTCTCGTAGGCGTTGACGATCTCGATCGCGCTGAGAAGCGCGGCGATGACGACGACGAGGAGGAGGGCACCGATGAACAGCAGGGCACCACCGGTTTGCAGTGGGAGTAGCTCCATGTTTCAGTGTTACGGTGGGGGGATGAAAAGGGTTCCCTTGTTTCACTGACAAGATGCCCGATCCCGATCGGCCCGTCGGGCGGGAGCGATCAGTCGGACCGACTCGATTCCGTTTCGGTCGCCGACTCGTCGGACTCCTCGGACTCGTCGCGTGCGGTCGACGCGCCGGCATCCGCGTCGCGATCGGCGTTGGCGGCCGACTCCTCTGCGAGCGCGCGATCGATCTCGTCCTCGCCGATCGCGCCGAGCGATTCGACCGTGAGGACGTTCCCGCCGCCGGGATCGAGAACGATTATCTCTTCGCCCTCGTCGATCGTCCCGCTGGTCGTTCGGGCGCTGTAGTAGGGTGCAAAGCCGCCAGCGTCGAGTTTGACCTCGCCGCCGCGGGTCGTGACGGTCTCGGTGACGTAGCCCGTCGACCCGGCCAGGGACTTCGAGTCCGACGTCTGTGCCGTCCCCTTCCCGCCGTAGAAGTCGAACTCGCGGTAGACGTAGGTCGCCGCGATACCGATCACGAGCGTGAGCGCGGCCAGCGCGAGCGGGCCCACCGTGCCGGGAAAGACGATCCCGACGAGGCCCGCACCGACCAGTGCGATCCCGATGACGATGAGGTGAGCCCCCGGCGAGAGAGCCTCCAGCCCCATCAGGACGAGCCCCGCCGCCAGCAACGCGAGGGCCATATTTTCCACGAGGAGTTCGAGCATACGAACAGCTAGGGTCTCAGCCCGATTAAAGGTTTATTGGCCAGCGGGGGTGGATTTCAACCAAGTGGAAGCGCCAGCAGTCGGATAATGACAAGGATCATCGCGATCGCGCCCAGCAGGACGAAGATCGCGTGCTCGAGGGTCGGATCGCCGGCCTCGATCGGTGTCGAACTCGGTTCCGGTACGTATCCCTCCTCGTCCGTGTCCGCGGGCTCGTCGCCCCACTCCCGATCGTCGTCCGGCCCCGAGAGATCGATCGGAATCCGATCGCGCTCGGCCCGATCGCCGCCGGCACCGATGTGACCGGAGTCGTCGTCCCCGTCACGCCGACCCGGTGCGTCCGCGCCATCGTCGGGCGTCGGTGCGTCGTCGCGATCGGTCTGCCAGTCTTCCGCCGTGGCGTCCCGTGGTCCCTCCGACTGCCAGTCTCGTCCGTCGCGGTCGTCGCGATCGTCACCGGACGCGTCCTCTGCCATACGTGACTCCAGGACGGCCACGGCCAAAAATCCGCGGTCCGAGCGCGACGGGGCTCGAGGCGGCGTGCCACGAGGGTGTCGACGCCGCGACTCGCGATACGCGAGTTCAGGCCCGATCGCTCCCGTCGCGGGTGTCCCCGCCGTAGACGACGCCGCGCTCGGCGTCGAGGGTCACGGTCTGTCCGTCGCCGTCGTCCGTGAGGTCCGCGCCGCTGATCATCGGGATCCCTATCTCGCGGGCGACCAGCGAAGGGTAGCCGGTCATGCCGCGCTGGGCGTCGACGATCCCGCCGATCTTCGTGAGGTCGCCCTCGAACTCGTCGTCGAACTCGGCCGGCAGTGCGAGGATGGCGCCGTCCGGAACCTCGGAGAGATCCCCGTCCCGGACCGACACGAGCGGGCCGGAGGTCCGGCCCTCGACGACCACCCGGCCGGTTGTCAGCGCCTCCGCGGCGACGTGGACCTTGAGCATGTTCGTCGTGTTCGCACCCTCGAGTTCGGTCATCATCCCACAGAGGACGACTACCGTGTCGCCGCTTTCGGCCACGTCGGCGTTCAGCGCCGCCTGCACCGCTTTCTCGACGACGGCGCCGGCCCCCTGGTCCGAGACGTTGGCGTACAGCGGGGTCACGCCCCACGAGAGCGCGAGTTGTCGGCGGACGCGGTGGCTCGGCGTCGACGCGACGACCGGCACGCCGGGACGGTACTTCGCCGTCTTCAGCGCGGTGTAGCCGGACTCGGTCGCGGCCACGACGGCGTCCGCGCCGATGTCCCGCGCCAGGAAGCGGGCCGATCGAGCCAGCGCGTCCGTCCGCGCGTCTCCCGACGCGGGCACGCGCTGTTCGAGTAACTCGTCGTACTCCGCGGAGCCCTCGACCTCGCGGATGATGCTGTCCATGGCGCTCACGACCGCGGGCGGGTGGTCGCCGATCGCGGTTTCCGCGGACAGCATGACCGCGTCGGTGCCGTCGAGGACGGCGTTGGCGACGTCCGACGCCTCGGCCCGGGTGGGACGGCGCGCGTGGACCATCGAGTCGAGCATCTCCGTGGCCGTGATGACCGGCTTGCCCGCCTCGTGGCACTTGCGAATGATCCGCTTCTGGATCATCGGGACGTCCTCCATCGGACACTCGACGCCGAGGTCTCCGCGAGCGACCATGACCCCGTAGGAGGCGTCGACGATCTCGTTCAGGTTGTCCACCGCGCCGGCGCGTTCGATCTTCGCGACGATCGGAATCTCCGCGCCGAGGTCTTCCAGGACCTCGCTGACCTCGTAGACGTCCTCGGCGTCCCGGACGAAACTCGCCGCGACGAAGTCGACCTCCTTCTCGGCGGCGAGTTCGAGGTCCTTCCGATCGGACTCGGTGACGACGTCGAGATCGAGGTCGACGCCGGGGACGTTGACGCCCTTGCGACCACCGAGGTCGCCGCCGGTGTCGACCCGGGCGCGGATCCCGTCGTCGTCCTGCTCGATCACGGTCGTCTCGATCAACCCGTCGTCGAGCAGGATGCGATCACCCGCCTCGACGGCGTCGATCGGCAAGGAGAGGCCGATCCGATCGGGAGTCGCGTCCTCGCCCTCGGCGAAGACGATCTCGGAGCCGGTCTCGAGGTGAACCGTCTCGCCCTCGGGAAGCGGTGCAGTGCGGATCTCGGGGCCCTGCATGTCGAGCATCACCGCGACGGGTTCGTCGCGTTCGTCGTCGACGGCCCGGACGCGATCGATCAGTTCGGCCCGGTCCTCGCGGCTGCCGTGGCTCGCGTTCAGCCTGGCGACGGACATGCCCGCGTCGGCGAGGCTCCGGATCGCCGACCGGGTGTTCGAGGCCGGCCCCAGGGTACAGACGATCTTCGCGTTTCTCATGTCGACCTCTATCGCGGGCACTGGCAAAAAGATGGGTGACTTACTCGTTATAGAGTTTATTTTTGAACGATAGTTTCGGCGCCCGTCCTGTGCCACGTCAACCGTTTTCCGAGTGCCGTCCGTCCCGTCGGACGTGCCCACCTACGCCTCGCTCATCGAACTCGCCGATCGGGACGTCCAGAACGCCCAGGAGATGGCCTCGATCTGGGGTGAGGTCAGAACCGAGTTCGAACAGCACAACGCCGAACTGCTGGACTCGTACGCGATCCTCGGGGAACACGACTTCCTCGCCCTGTTCGAGGCAGGTGACAACGAGGCGGCGTTCAAATGCGCGCTCACGCTCCGTCGTCACGGCCTCGACGGCCAGACCATGGAGGTCGTCGACACGGACGACATCTCCAATCTGGTCGACGAGATCTGATCGGTCTCGCCGTCGACGCGAGTCTCACTCCGGCGACTCCTCGAGCAGCCGAGTTATCTGCTGACCGCTGACGACCTCGGGGATGACGACCTCGTCTGCGCCGGCCTCCCTCGCGACCGACTCGTACATCTCTTCGCCGACGCGGACGAGCAGTTCCGGCGTGTTCTCCGCCGTCCCACTGACGATCGTGATCTGGATCGTGATATTCGAATCGTCGATCGCGGCGACGAGTTTCGACGCGCGATTGATCCCCGCGTCTCGCAGTACCCCCTCGCGTCTGGCGTCGCCCTCGACGAGCAGGTGGCCGTCGTCTCGCGCTCGACGGGCGGTATCCTCGTCGAATTCGACGACGACGATGTCCCGCCCGGCGTCGGCGAGACGGTTCGCGATCGTTCGTCCGAACATTCCGTAGCCGCAGACGATGACGTGGTTTTCGAGTTCCGAGATCTGTCGACGCATGGTTGCTCGTGTCACCTCCGCTCGAATCTGTCCGCCGAACGCCGCAGTGAGCACCGTTTCACCGATCCACAGGCCCGAGAGGACCAGTCCGACCGTAACCAGGATCGAATACGCCTTGATGGCTCGGACCGGTCCATCGTGCTGTTCGAAGTGAAGTTCGATGCTCGTCGGATCGATCAGCCAGAACGCCGCCTCGACGAGTCCGACGCCGTCGAGAGTCGCGAACCCGAAGACGCCGGCGGAAACGATCGCCACGAAACTCGTGATCGGCGCCAGCGTCCGTCGCAGGATCGGTCGATCGGCCATCGGGGAGCCGAGTGCTGATCGCACAGGCGACAGTAGGAGGGAGCACGTATAGACGTGCGGATTGCTGCAAAGCGGTCCTCGACTCGTCGCGACGCGACCGACGTCGCTGACTGTCGTTCCCGCGGCGTGGTAATCGTGACCTGGGTTTGACCCTCGTGTCAGCGTAGCGGCTCCTATGAGCACACCTTCTCCCGACGACCCGATACCATCGGACGCGGAGATCGCGCGCGCGGCGACCGAACAACCGATCGAGGACGTGGTTTCCTCGCTCGGTCTCGAACCCGACGACCTCGATCCGTACGGAGATTCCGTCGCCAAACTCACGGCCGAGACCACCCGACAACTCGCGGAGCGATCGACAGCCGACGCCCGGTACGTCCTCGTCACCGGCATGACGCCGACGCCACGCGGTGAAGGGAAGACGGTGACCAACGTCGGCCTCGCACAGGCGTTCGATCGGCTCGGCAAGACCGCCGTCGCTGCGATCCGCGAGCCCTCGCTCGGGCCGGTGTTCGGGCTCAAAGGCGGCGCGGCCGGCGGCGGCTATTCCCAGGTCCTCCCGATGGAGGACATCAACCTGCACTTCACGGGCGACCTCCACGCTGTCACGGCCGCGCACAACGTGATTTCGGCGACGCTCGACAACCACGTCCACCAGGGGAACGAACTCGGCGTCGACCCAACGGAGATCGTCTGGCCGCGGGCGATCGACGTCAACGATCGCGCGCTGCGCGAACTCGTCGTCGGACTCGGCGGCTCGGCGAACGGGCCGCCACGCGAGGACGGGTTCGTCCTGACGGCGGCCTCGGAGCTCATGGCCGTGCTCTGTCTGGCCGACGGGATCGCCGACCTGAAAGACCGGATCGGGAGAATCATCGTCGCCTACGACGCCGACGACGACCCCGTCACCGTCGACGACCTCGGCGTAACCGGCGCGGTCGCCGTGTTGCTCAGGGACGCGTTCCGGCCCAACGTCGTCGGAACGATCGAGGGGACGCCGGCGTTCGTCCACGGGGGG is a window from the Halosolutus amylolyticus genome containing:
- a CDS encoding GYD domain-containing protein, with the translated sequence MPTYASLIELADRDVQNAQEMASIWGEVRTEFEQHNAELLDSYAILGEHDFLALFEAGDNEAAFKCALTLRRHGLDGQTMEVVDTDDISNLVDEI
- a CDS encoding potassium channel family protein; the encoded protein is MADRPILRRTLAPITSFVAIVSAGVFGFATLDGVGLVEAAFWLIDPTSIELHFEQHDGPVRAIKAYSILVTVGLVLSGLWIGETVLTAAFGGQIRAEVTRATMRRQISELENHVIVCGYGMFGRTIANRLADAGRDIVVVEFDEDTARRARDDGHLLVEGDARREGVLRDAGINRASKLVAAIDDSNITIQITIVSGTAENTPELLVRVGEEMYESVAREAGADEVVIPEVVSGQQITRLLEESPE